TGCCATTTTGGTTGTTTTTGTTAATGCCAGTAACTATTTGGAAATAAGAGGCGATTTCCTTCACTTAAAACAAACTAACTAACAAAATTCATGTATAATATTGATCATGATGGAGAATAAAATGCCACACACACCATCGGTGGCATCATATCTATTTCCTTAATATGGTTCTgattaaaacaaaattattttgcACTACATTagtttcccccttgttttctCATTTATTTCTTGTACATGGCTGTGAACTAGTTTAAGCTGACTAGCAATATGTTTACAATGCAGctaaaggaaagagaaaacagaCTGAAGGAGATAGTGATGATATAACTGGATGGCGGAAGAAACAGCTAGATGAAGACCGCGCAAAGAAACTTCGTCAAGGACAAGGCCGTGATGAGCAGGATGGCCAGTATAAGAATGGCCAAGCTGGCGAAGGAGAATCTTATGGTTCCTTAGGAAAAGATGGATCtttgggaagaggaggagccaaCAGAGATGGGAAGATGGGACAGTTTGCTGGGGTGGGGACAGACATGGGAGGAGGGCATGAGTTCTCTGGATTTGCTGGTGGTAGTAGTGAACATATGGGACATACTGGAAATGGTGCTGGTGGAGGAATGGGTGGTTTGGGTGGCATGGGTTCACTGCATGGTAAAGATGCTATGTTAGGTGGCACAGGAACTGGATCTGGAGGTGCAGGTGGACTGCAAACTTCAGGTGGTTCCACACTTAATGGAGCAAGTGGGCCAGGAGCTGGGtttggtggtgctggtggagtaGGTGGCCTCTATGGCAAGGATGGGATGGTAGGTGGAGCTGGTGCTGGTGGAGTAGGTGGACTCTACGGCAAGGATGGGATGCTAGGTGGAGCTGGTGCTGGGGGAGCTGGCAGTGCTGGCAGAGAAGGTGGACTTTATGGTAAGGATGGCATGCTTGGTGgaggtggtggtgctggtggagtaGGGGGACTTTATGGCAAGGATGGGATGCTAGGGGGAGCTGGTGCTGGTGGAGTAGGTGGACTCTACGGCAAGGATGGGATGCTAGGTGGAGCTGGTGCTGGGGGAGCTGGCGGTGCTGGGGGAGTAGGTGGACTTTATGGGAAGGATGGTATGTTAGGTGgagctggtggtgctggtggagcAGGTGGACTCTACGGCAAGGATGGGATGCTAGGTGGAGCTGGTGCTGGTGGAGCAGGTGGACTCTATGGCAAGGATGGGATGctagctggagctggagctgggggAGCTGGTGGTGCTGGTGTAGGTGGATTTTATGGTAAGGATGGTATGTTAggtggtgctggtgctggtggagctggtggtgctggtggacTTCATGGCAAGGATGGGGTGCTAGGTggagctggggctggtggagctGGTTGTCCTGGTGGATTTGGGGGACATTATGGCCAGGATGGTATGTTAGGTGGTGCTGGTGGACCTGGCAGTGCTGGTGGAGTAGGTGGACTTTATGGGAAGGATGGTATGTTAGGTGgagctggtggtgctggtggagcAGGTGGACTCTACGGCAAGGATGGGATGCTAGGTGGAGCTGGTGCTGGTGGAGCAGGTGGACTCTATGGCAAGGATGGGATGctagctggagctggagctgggggAGCTGGTGGTGCTGGTGTAGGTGGATTTTATGGTAAGGATGGTATGTTAggtggtgctggtgctggtggagctggtggtgctggtggacTTCATGGCAAGGATGGGGTGCTAGGTggagctggggctggtggagctGGTTGTCCTGGTGGATTTGGGGGACATTATGGCCAGGATGGTATGTTAGGTGGTGCTGGTGGACCTGGCAGTGCTGGTGGAGTAGGTGGACTTTATGGTAAGGATGGTATGTTAGGTGGAGCTGgtgctggtggtgctggtggatTTGGGGGACTTTATGGCAAGGATGGTATGTTAGGTGGAGCTGGTGCTGGTGGAGCCACCGGTGCTGGTGGAGTAGGGGGACTTTATGGCAAGGATGGGATGCTAGGTGGAGCTGGTGCTGGTGGAcctggtggtgctggtggagtaGGGGGAACTTATGGTAAGGATGGTATGTTAGGTGGAGCTGGCACTGAGGGTGCTGGTGGAGTGGGTGGACTTTACGGGAAAGATGGTTTTCTAGGTGGAGCTGGTGGACTTGATGGTGCTGGTGGAGTAGGTGGACTTTGTGGCAAAGACGGTCTGCCAATTGGAGCTGGTCAActtggtggtgctggtggagtaGGTGGACTGTATGGGAAGGATGGTTTCTTAGGcagtggtggtgctggtggaatgggtggtgctggtggtgtAGGAGGTCCTTATGGTAAGGATGGAATGCTAGGCAGAACTGGACCTGACGGAcctggtggtgctggtggagtaGGTGGACTCTACGGCAAGGATGGGATGCTAGGTGGAGCTGGAGCTGGCGGACCTGGTGGGATTGGTGGAGTAGGTGGAGTAGGTGGTGCTGGTGGAGTAGGTGGACTTTATGGCCAGGATGGTATGTTAGCTGGTGCTGGTGGACCTGGTGGTGCAGGTGGAATAGGGGGACTTTATGGCAAGGATGGAATGCTAGGTGGAGCTGGTGCTGGTGGAcctggtggtgctggtggagtaGGGGGACTTTATGGGAAGGATGGAATGCTAGGTGGAGCTGGTGCTGGTGGAcctggtggtgctggtggagtaGGGGGACTTTATGGGAAGGATGGAATGCTAGGTGGAGCTGGTGCTGGCAGAGTAGGTGGTGCTGGTGGAGTAGGGGGACTTTATGGGAAGGATGGAATGCTAGGTGGAGCTGGTGCTGGTGGAcctggtggtgctggtggagtaGGGGGACTTTATGGGAAGGATGGAATGCTAGGTGGAGCTGGTATTGGCGGACCTGGTGGTACTGGTGGAGTAGGTGGACTTTATGGCAAGGATGGAATGCTAGATGGAGCTGGTGCTGGCGGAcctggtggtgctggtggagtaGGGGGACTTTATGGCAAGGATGGTGTGTTAGGTGGAGCTGGTGCTGGTGGAGTAGGGGGACTTTATGGTAAGGATGGTGTTTTAGGTGgagctggtgctggtgctggtgctggtgctggcgGACCTGGTGGTACTGGTGGAGTAGGGGGACTATATGGTCAGGATGGTGTGTTAGGTGGAGCTGGTGCTGGTGGACTTGGTGGTACTGGTGGAGTAGGTGGACTTTATGATAAGGATGGTGTTTTAGGTGGAGCTGGTGCTGGTGGAcctggtggtgctggtggagtaGGTGGACTTCATGGCAAGGATGGTATGTTAGCTGGAACTGCTGCTGGCGGAcctggtggtgctggtggagcTGGCGGTGCTGGTGGAGTAGGTGGACTCTATGGCAAGGATGGGATGCTAGGTGGAGCCGGTGCTGGGGTAACTGGCGGTGCTGGGGGAGTAGGTGGACTTTATGGTCAGGATGGTGTGTTAGGTGgagctggtggtgctggtggagtaGGTGGACTCTACGGCAAGGATGGGGTGCTAAGTGGAGCTGGTGCTGGGGGAGCCGGCAGTGCTGGGGGAGTAGGTGGACTTTATGGTAAGGATGGTATGttagctggagctggagctggagctggagctggcgGACCTGGCGGTGCTGGTGGGgttggtggtgctggtggagtaGGGGGACTTTATGGCAAGGATGGGATGCTAGGTGGAGCTGGTGCTGGCGGActtggtggtgctggtggtgctggtggagtaGGTGGACTTTATGGCAAGGATGGTATGTTAGGTGGAGCTGGTGCTGGCGGACCTGGTGGTGCTGGCGGCATTGGTGGGCTCTATGGTAAGGATGGAATGCCAAGTCGACCAGGCATTGGTGGACTTGGTGGTGCTGGTGGCACAGACAGGCTGCTTGACAGTACTGGTGTTTCTGGTGCAGAAGGTATGAGAGGTCATCATGGTAAGGATGGTGTGCTTCCTGGGGTTGGTGGTGTTGGGTTAAGAGGTGTAGGGAGCACCGGTGACCTTTATGGTCAGGCAAGTACTTTACATGGAACTGAGGGTGGTGGTGCTGGCACTGAATTAGGAGGCATGGGTGGCATGATGGATCGAACTGGCGGAGCTGGCACCAAGTATGGTGTATCAGGTGAGGGTTATGGTGAAGGAGGGATAGGTAAGGATGGCAGGGTTAGTGGAACTGGTGCTGGTGGTCTTAGTGGTGAAGGATGGTTGGATGGTAGGGATGGTAGGCTAGGTGGATTTGGTGTTGGTCCAGGAGTTAGAGGTGTTGATGGATCCCTGTATGAGAATATGTCAGGCATTCCTGGTGAAGAGTTCCTAGGCTATGGACAGTCTTCTGGCCTTTCTGACGCTGGAACCCATGCTGGTGACAGAAGAAGACAGCTGTCTAACTTAGATGCCAGTCAACTTACTTCATCTGATATTTCAAGAACCAGGGacaggaaagggagaggaggaagtcTTCTTGAAGAGGATGTGAGaggtatttatatatttatgaacacagtaagcccacaacttttgCTCACTTCTTTTTTTTACGTGACCACAACCTTATGCAGGAGatcaaaaatatatatgtaaattgGAAAAATGTGGGGGGAATTCAAatacgcttttttaaaaaattcagaaaaaagCAAGAGAGCAGGGAACAACAGTTGGCAATCCCATCAGCCTTTGTACTCACCCTGGGAGAGTGTTTGAGCGTCTTTAGAGAGTTGGAGTTAGAGAACCAGATAATGAGATAGGGCACAGAGAGCAAGCAAATGTGGTCTGAGAGTGAGTGGAGGGTCATCTGAGAATTCCTGGCTTTATGTGTTTTTGCCGGACCTTcatgtaagttgcaggcttactgtaattTATTGTGTccctgtttcatttatttgtgtttataacatttctcatgtttttaaagatgttttcTTTAATAGTCTCTTCTATCTCTTTTGTTTGCACAGAATCACATCCCCGTTTCAACCAAGGGTTATTTGACCTCCATGCACCAAAAGGAAAACCAGCTGTGTTAACTTGCAGCCTCAACAATGACCAGCTTGAGGGAACTTGGTTTAAAGATGGGTTCAAGGTAACTTGAAAGCAGTAAACTTCTCAAGAATGTATTTTTAGTCTTATACTCATCTTTTTCACTTTAATTTTTTATCTTGAAATAAAGCTTCCATAATGCAGACAACAAGCAGGAGGAACACAATGCCTAACTTTGCCTCTTGTTGTTATCAACCAAAGATGGGTCATGTCTAAAACCAGTTTAGAAAAAAATAGCTGACTttatgactctctctctctctgtttgctgTAATGGTCCATGTAATTTCTGAGAGAGAATATTTCTTTACCTTCTGTCTACCTCCCCACAAGATAACAGGCCAGGATGGAATCTCCATTGAGAAGGAGGGCCCAGTCCACAAACTATTAATAGATGAAGTACAAGATAGCCATGCTGGAAAATACAAATTCGAAGCTGGAGGAGTCCGAACAGAAGCATCTATTTTTGTTGAAGGCAAGTCTAATCAAGCCTAGTAGAGAAAATGGTGCTAAAATTGCTACTGGTTGAATTATGCTCTTAGTATTATATGATTTTGTGGGACATATAGTGCTGGAAAACATGATGAAGTGTCTGAATTAACAATCCACATAAACCAGATCTCATTGTctcaaaagcagagagagagaaccttgGTCATTTCAGAATGGCTCTGCTAAACTAATCCTCCCCAGTTGCTTTGATTGCGAATTACCCTTCCTCCTTACTTCCCTACAGTGGCTCTCTATCACATCTAGTTCTTCCCCTTTTTCTCCCATGACTTTTCCATCATTTCTATGGCACTTCTTCCCATGCCACCTGCTGTCCAAATGTttactttcccttccttttttatttctctttccctcATTGACCTCTGTACCTTCTTCCACATTGTTGTACAGCACTTGCAGCAGCTCTGTAATCTTGACTCACTTAGATACCTTCTGAGAATTCATATTTTtaacacttaaaaataataatcagactaGGCTCATTGCTTGCTATTCCTCTGTTTCTTTACTCCCTACATTACAGTTGCAGTGCTGCCTGCTACCTTAGCTACCACTTAGCTTCTGAccctgttccccatccctgggatctattacagtttgtttgtatGTCCTCTGTGTGAAGACTGCATCACTTGTACTAAGCACACTATCagcagtaaaacatcaaatactTGCATTAGTGACAAATGACTTTCGTTGTCAGTAAGTTTTCAGTGAGGTGCACTTTGAAAGAGTAAGAATTCTGTGAATTCTgaggtagtggttaagagtggtagacttgtaatttggcgaaccgggttcgcatctccgctcctccacatgcagctgctgggtgaccttgggccagtcacacttctttgaagtctctcagccccactcacctcacagagtgtttgttgtgggggaggaagggaaaggagaatgttagccactttgagactccttcgggtagtgataaagtgggatatgaaatccaaactcttcttcttcttcttcattggcaAAATATTAGGCGTCACTATTTCCTGTGGGCTCGTGGGttatttaaaagaataataaGCGCAGAGCATCCATATTTTGGGGCTAGTTCATATACCTCTTATTTCTatgtgcagaccctccaaatgttgactCTGCTCTTCTGGAAAAACTGAAGAAGGAACCTATAGTAGTAAAGGCAGGAAAGAATGCCATAGTGAAGATCCCATTTGAAGGCCGGAAGCCAGTCAGATCAACTTGGCTAAAGGATGAAGGAGAACTTCTGGATGATGCCAGGATCAGCACTGACTATTCAGACAACTTCACCCGACTCTCCATATCCAGTGCTAATCGGAAGGACTGTGGTGATTATAAAGTGAAACTGAAGAATGAGAGTGGAAGCACTGAAGCTACTCTCAAGCTGGTAGTTCTAGGTGAGAGACCCCAAGTATTTTAGCGATGAGGCATAAGACAACTTTATGGGGGCCTTTAAGGCCTGCATGTGGTGTCACACATTTGGAAGCTGAAGCATAGAGAGCATATTTtttggtaaagataaagggacccctgaccattaggtccagtcgcagacgactctggggttgtggcacacatcttgctttactggccaagggagccggcatacagtttccgggtcatgtggccagcatgacaaagccacttctggcgaaccagagcagtgcacggaaacaccatttaccttcccaccggaacggcacctattaatctacttgcactttgatgtggtttcgaactgctaggttgtcaggagctgggactgagcaatgggagctcaccccatcacggggattcgaaccgctgaccttctgatcggcaagccctaggctctgtagtttagaccacagcaccacccgcatccctatttatTGGTACATTGTGTCTATAAGCAGGTAGTTGCAGCGCAGGGCATGCACCAATTTTGATTAAGGttgaagacagacagacagacacagagagagagagagagagagagagagaggttgctcATAGCACAGAAAGTGCCTTTTGATAATAATGCTTGTCTCTAGCATatcagaaaataaaacatttttgccCCTCCCTGCTTGCTCTCTTACTTGATTATTACTGCTGCCTCCTCCTGTTGGAAATCACAGTGCCTACTGCAGGTTCGTTGAGATGGAAGCAGCCCAGCATCCTCCCATTCAAGCACCATGGCTGCAGAGCACTCCATTTCCCATGTGAAACCAGAAGTGGTAGCAGCAGTAATGTGTGGACAGGGACAAGAACGATATATTAACATTAGTATGCTACTGATAAATAGTATAAGAAAAAGTGCTGACAGATCATTTTTCTAGCactgcataagaagagccttgctggatcagatttGTTATCccacttcccacagtggccagctagcGTCAGGTacctctgggaagctcagaagcaggacatgagggcAATAACCCTCTCCTACTTTTgtttcccaggaactggtattcagaggcatgctaccTATCATCCCGGAAGTAAGATATAGCCATCACACAAACTAGAAGTCATTGTGAGCTCTCTTTTGATATTGCATCTGTCTCAACCTAAAACTTCTATCCACAAAACGTGAATCCTTGCATTTATCTTGTCCACTTAACTCAAAAGATATGGCAACCATGCCAATACCAAGCAGACACAAAAGACCTTTTTCCATAAGCTCTGTTTTGCTCCTCCATGCAGATAAGCCTCAACCACCAATGGGACCCATCGAAGTTGTGGACTGCTCCACAAATAGTATAACTATCCAGTGGAAGCCCCCCAAAGACGATGGTGGCAAACCAATCCAGAGTTATATTATTGAGAGGCAGCAGGTTGGCAGAAagacctgggtgaccttgggtaaGACCGATGGAAGCAGCACTGTCTTCACCACCAACAAAGTGGAACATG
The Podarcis raffonei isolate rPodRaf1 chromosome 6, rPodRaf1.pri, whole genome shotgun sequence DNA segment above includes these coding regions:
- the IGFN1 gene encoding immunoglobulin-like and fibronectin type III domain-containing protein 1 isoform X8 codes for the protein MAGRRGVKTLKRSAVPGVTITQFVEDIPKGCSTPDFERKPITLTLQEGKNAIFRAVVKGEPQPEVFWKRNNEAVDDPQKYQISFSPATNEFILQVNKITADDADLYRCTAVNEYGEATCTAGLKIIQVGFKKKAKPTSSAPQTDLKKELQDFRKTLKKRTPSSAPKKEMDMEQIWQLLLNADKKDYEKICLKYGIVDFRGMLRKLQEMKKEREDKQAQYLLNLRNLRHVRVNEVQGNASFDLEMELKNPESRIYLYKDGQMINFGFDSENTKHCLRQVGKKYNFIINDLQPEDAGVYQIKVEDVDVFSTELEAESIPVSFRYPLGEVRCHEQGNAVFQCTLYEPCSNATWLHRDRILESNDKYEISVSEDGLTHRLIIKNTQASDKGTYTIDIGDRSSSAWLEVESKGKRKQTEGDSDDITGWRKKQLDEDRAKKLRQGQGRDEQDGQYKNGQAGEGESYGSLGKDGSLGRGGANRDGKMGQFAGVGTDMGGGHEFSGFAGGSSEHMGHTGNGAGGGMGGLGGMGSLHGKDAMLGGTGTGSGGAGGLQTSGGSTLNGASGPGAGFGGAGGVGGLYGKDGMVGGAGAGGVGGLYGKDGMLGGAGAGGAGSAGREGGLYGKDGMLGGGGGAGGVGGLYGKDGMLGGAGAGGVGGLYGKDGMLGGAGAGGAGGAGGVGGLYGKDGMLGGAGGAGGAGGLYGKDGMLGGAGAGGAGGLYGKDGMLAGAGAGGAGGAGVGGFYGKDGMLGGAGAGGAGGAGGAGGAGGAGGLYGKDGMLGGAGAGGAGGLYGKDGMLAGAGAGGAGGAGVGGFYGKDGMLGGAGAGGAGGAGAGGAGGFGGLYGKDGMLGGAGAGGATGAGGVGGLYGKDGMLGGAGAGGPGGAGGVGGTYGKDGMLGGAGTEGAGGVGGLYGKDGFLGGAGGLDGAGGVGGLCGKDGLPIGAGQLGGAGGVGGLYGKDGFLGSGGAGGMGGAGGVGGPYGKDGMLGRTGPDGPGGAGGVGGLYGKDGMLGGAGAGGPGGIGGVGGVGGAGGVGGLYGKDGMLGGAGAGGPGGAGGVGGLYGKDGMLGGAGAGGPGGAGGVGGLYGKDGMLGGAGAGRVGGAGGVGGLYGKDGMLGGAGAGGPGGAGGVGGLYGKDGMLGGAGIGGPGGTGGVGGLYGKDGMLDGAGAGGPGGAGGVGGLYGKDGVLGGAGAGAGAGAGGPGGTGGVGGLYGQDGVLGGAGAGGLGGTGGVGGLYDKDGVLGGAGAGGPGGAGGVGGLHGKDGMLAGTAAGGPGGAGGAGGAGGVGGLYGKDGMLGGAGGAGGVGGLYGKDGVLTGAGAGAGGPGGAGGVGGAGGVGGLYGKDGMLGGAGAGGLGGAGGAGGVGGLYGKDGMLGGAGAGGPGGAGGIGGLYGKDGMPSRPGIGGLGGAGGTDRLLDSTGVSGAEGMRGHHGKDGVLPGVGGVGLRGVGSTGDLYGQASTLHGTEGGGAGTELGGMGGMMDRTGGAGTKYGVSGEGYGEGGIGKDGRVSGTGAGGLSGEGWLDGRDGRLGGFGVGPGVRGVDGSLYENMSGIPGEEFLGYGQSSGLSDAGTHAGDRRRQLSNLDASQLTSSDISRTRDRKGRGGSLLEEDVRESHPRFNQGLFDLHAPKGKPAVLTCSLNNDQLEGTWFKDGFKITGQDGISIEKEGPVHKLLIDEVQDSHAGKYKFEAGGVRTEASIFVEDPPNVDSALLEKLKKEPIVVKAGKNAIVKIPFEGRKPVRSTWLKDEGELLDDARISTDYSDNFTRLSISSANRKDCGDYKVKLKNESGSTEATLKLVVLDKPQPPMGPIEVVDCSTNSITIQWKPPKDDGGKPIQSYIIERQQVGRKTWVTLGKTDGSSTVFTTNKVEHDKSYYFKVRAVNAEGTSEALESDEVMAATKAFPGPPAPPKIVSTSKGAVTLSWAAPHKTGNSRILGYRIEKCKKGSNSWTPVTDVPITDRKYTVTDLKEGLLYEFRVAAINAAGAGDVSAPSEAAFARDPMKPPGAVRDLKVISTDYCSISLSWTKPEAEEESHAKGYIIEMRHTDTLKWTQCNSLPIPITTYTVRGLKAREMYFLRVRAVNDGGFGEPVELDTCVQAVPPTVPPKLLVKDTTKSFMIVKAGDAIRVRIPFEASPPLEVVWLKDGLTLPAKATIATREGLSQLIIPGADFSDSGHYSITLQTERGNKETFSFLVQVLDVPESPGPIQLIEKVPDTVTLIWEPSPTEKREGTLNYMVMRRDSYKGSWQLVSDLIYTNKCTVSNFVPGREYYFRVQAKNCMGISEPSETVQPWIIHREKGKFAVRSPKYKGVNQSQPPRFLVPLKPHVVTLGFDCHMSCAVTGYPVPQVMWYKDGKNISQDPTFFSKNDFGVCSLVILGVTASDGGQYKVVAINELGQAVSKAEVTIKEPAF
- the IGFN1 gene encoding immunoglobulin-like and fibronectin type III domain-containing protein 1 isoform X33, translating into MAGRRGVKTLKRSAVPGVTITQFVEDIPKGCSTPDFERKPITLTLQEGKNAIFRAVVKGEPQPEVFWKRNNEAVDDPQKYQISFSPATNEFILQVNKITADDADLYRCTAVNEYGEATCTAGLKIIQVGFKKKAKPTSSAPQTDLKKELQDFRKTLKKRTPSSAPKKEMDMEQIWQLLLNADKKDYEKICLKYGIVDFRGMLRKLQEMKKEREDKQAQYLLNLRNLRHVRVNEVQGNASFDLEMELKNPESRIYLYKDGQMINFGFDSENTKHCLRQVGKKYNFIINDLQPEDAGVYQIKVEDVDVFSTELEAESIPVSFRYPLGEVRCHEQGNAVFQCTLYEPCSNATWLHRDRILESNDKYEISVSEDGLTHRLIIKNTQASDKGTYTIDIGDRSSSAWLEVESKGKRKQTEGDSDDITGWRKKQLDEDRAKKLRQGQGRDEQDGQYKNGQAGEGESYGSLGKDGSLGRGGANRDGKMGQFAGVGTDMGGGHEFSGFAGGSSEHMGHTGNGAGGGMGGLGGMGSLHGKDAMLGGTGTGSGGAGGLQTSGGSTLNGASGPGAGFGGAGGVGGLYGKDGMVGGAAGAGGAGGLYGKDGMLAGAGAGGAGGAGVGGFYGKDGMLGGAGAGGAGGAGGAGGAGGAGGLYGKDGMLGGAGAGGAGGLYGKDGMLAGAGAGGAGGAGVGGFYGKDGMLGGAGAGGAGGAGAGGAGGFGGLYGKDGMLGGAGAGGATGAGGVGGLYGKDGMLGGAGAGGPGGAGGVGGTYGKDGMLGGAGTEGAGGVGGLYGKDGFLGGAGGLDGAGGVGGLCGKDGLPIGAGQLGGAGGVGGLYGKDGFLGSGGAGGMGGAGGVGGPYGKDGMLGRTGPDGPGGAGGVGGLYGKDGMLGGAGAGGPGGIGGVGGVGGAGGVGGLYGKDGMLGGAGAGGPGGAGGVGGLYGKDGMLGGAGAGGPGGAGGVGGLYGKDGMLGGAGAGRVGGAGGVGGLYGKDGMLGGAGAGGPGGAGGVGGLYGKDGMLGGAGIGGPGGTGGVGGLYGKDGMLDGAGAGGPGGAGGVGGLYGKDGVLGGAGAGGVGGLYGKDGVLGGAGAGAGAGAGGPGGTGGVGGLYGQDGVLGGAGAGGLGGTGGVGGLYDKDGVLGGAGAGGPGGAGGVGGLHGKDGMLAGTAAGGPGGAGGAGGAGGVGGLYGKDGMLGGAGGAGGVGGLYGKDGVLTGAGAGAGGPGGAGGVGGAGGVGGLYGKDGMLGGAGAGGLGGAGGAGGVGGLYGKDGMLGGAGAGGPGGAGGIGGLYGKDGMPSRPGIGGLGGAGGTDRLLDSTGVSGAEGMRGHHGKDGVLPGVGGVGLRGVGSTGDLYGQASTLHGTEGGGAGTELGGMGGMMDRTGGAGTKYGVSGEGYGEGGIGKDGRVSGTGAGGLSGEGWLDGRDGRLGGFGVGPGVRGVDGSLYENMSGIPGEEFLGYGQSSGLSDAGTHAGDRRRQLSNLDASQLTSSDISRTRDRKGRGGSLLEEDVRESHPRFNQGLFDLHAPKGKPAVLTCSLNNDQLEGTWFKDGFKITGQDGISIEKEGPVHKLLIDEVQDSHAGKYKFEAGGVRTEASIFVEDPPNVDSALLEKLKKEPIVVKAGKNAIVKIPFEGRKPVRSTWLKDEGELLDDARISTDYSDNFTRLSISSANRKDCGDYKVKLKNESGSTEATLKLVVLDKPQPPMGPIEVVDCSTNSITIQWKPPKDDGGKPIQSYIIERQQVGRKTWVTLGKTDGSSTVFTTNKVEHDKSYYFKVRAVNAEGTSEALESDEVMAATKAFPGPPAPPKIVSTSKGAVTLSWAAPHKTGNSRILGYRIEKCKKGSNSWTPVTDVPITDRKYTVTDLKEGLLYEFRVAAINAAGAGDVSAPSEAAFARDPMKPPGAVRDLKVISTDYCSISLSWTKPEAEEESHAKGYIIEMRHTDTLKWTQCNSLPIPITTYTVRGLKAREMYFLRVRAVNDGGFGEPVELDTCVQAVPPTVPPKLLVKDTTKSFMIVKAGDAIRVRIPFEASPPLEVVWLKDGLTLPAKATIATREGLSQLIIPGADFSDSGHYSITLQTERGNKETFSFLVQVLDVPESPGPIQLIEKVPDTVTLIWEPSPTEKREGTLNYMVMRRDSYKGSWQLVSDLIYTNKCTVSNFVPGREYYFRVQAKNCMGISEPSETVQPWIIHREKGKFAVRSPKYKGVNQSQPPRFLVPLKPHVVTLGFDCHMSCAVTGYPVPQVMWYKDGKNISQDPTFFSKNDFGVCSLVILGVTASDGGQYKVVAINELGQAVSKAEVTIKEPAF